The Fortiea contorta PCC 7126 genome has a segment encoding these proteins:
- a CDS encoding TM2 domain-containing protein: MANLNPSHATKQLISGYCGIIFGSLGIHKFVLGYAPEGFIMLVISIVGGSFTYGFTFLIMQLIGLVEGMIYLNKSHDEFVNTYFVNKQGWF, from the coding sequence ATGGCAAACCTCAATCCTAGTCACGCTACCAAACAACTCATATCTGGTTACTGTGGCATTATTTTCGGCAGTTTAGGTATTCACAAGTTTGTTTTAGGCTACGCCCCAGAAGGCTTTATCATGTTGGTGATTTCTATCGTTGGTGGTTCTTTTACCTACGGCTTTACTTTTTTAATTATGCAACTTATTGGTTTAGTTGAAGGTATGATTTACCTGAATAAATCTCACGACGAATTTGTCAATACCTACTTTGTGAATAAGCAGGGCTGGTTCTAA
- a CDS encoding CPBP family intramembrane glutamic endopeptidase, translating into MTIKRLGLILLTVISLGLAGLSLVGSWQEPQFQSRLELYQTNIVLQAQAWQAEDANGENIQVIQEAILGDKPLENATKQYQEARQSVLTNLTKLNNQLTQLRSQPVTAPTPPKPLPQTQAADNTPSLAQQQQLQQSVNELQKLLAELNLRLGILQAQQAQTDTALKTWTDLQQTTDINPEFGETAAVLTGLWSDPARILPNAQQLIKQNLEGWFRSTALVQLYQLQQRPDALLAVQATAQQAASQAVLKLAAIAIVPTISALTGMVLLIFLLGQRLIKGKASLLAQNGDVPWTTPWEGEIVVQVFVLGFFLMGQLFIPLVFSLLPIQLASGDVRLQAFSVLIRYVLVAAGALLVLYSSIKRFFPLPDSWFSFRFQNKWFLWGLGGYCAALPIVVLVSLINQQLWQGKGGSNPLLQQALESQDSVALGIFYVTAAIAAPFFEEVLFRGFLLPSLTRYLSVWGAIIASSLLFALAHLSLSEILPLTALGIVLGVVYTRSRSLLAPMLLHSLWNSGTLLSLFILGSSN; encoded by the coding sequence ATGACCATTAAGCGGTTGGGTTTAATTTTGCTGACGGTGATATCTTTAGGATTAGCGGGTTTGTCTCTAGTCGGTAGTTGGCAAGAACCTCAGTTCCAAAGTCGCCTGGAACTGTATCAAACAAATATTGTCCTACAAGCCCAAGCCTGGCAAGCTGAAGATGCTAACGGTGAAAATATTCAGGTAATCCAGGAAGCCATACTTGGTGATAAGCCCTTGGAAAATGCCACTAAGCAGTATCAAGAAGCACGCCAGTCTGTACTAACTAATCTGACAAAACTTAACAACCAGCTTACACAACTGCGTTCTCAACCAGTTACAGCACCCACGCCACCTAAACCCTTACCACAAACTCAAGCAGCAGACAATACTCCTAGTCTGGCGCAGCAGCAACAGCTACAGCAATCTGTCAACGAACTGCAAAAATTACTGGCTGAGTTAAACCTGCGGCTGGGAATTTTACAAGCCCAGCAAGCACAAACTGATACAGCCTTAAAAACTTGGACAGATTTACAGCAAACTACCGATATCAATCCAGAATTTGGAGAAACTGCTGCGGTTCTAACTGGATTGTGGAGTGACCCCGCACGCATTTTACCCAACGCCCAACAACTAATTAAACAGAATTTAGAAGGTTGGTTTCGTTCAACTGCACTGGTGCAGTTATATCAACTCCAACAGCGCCCAGATGCATTGTTGGCTGTACAAGCTACAGCACAACAAGCGGCTAGTCAAGCAGTGTTGAAATTAGCAGCAATTGCCATCGTACCCACGATATCAGCTTTGACTGGTATGGTGCTGCTGATTTTTCTGTTGGGACAGCGTTTAATTAAAGGCAAAGCCTCTTTGTTAGCGCAAAATGGTGATGTACCTTGGACAACACCTTGGGAAGGTGAAATAGTTGTGCAGGTATTTGTCCTGGGCTTTTTCTTGATGGGACAGCTTTTTATTCCCCTGGTATTTTCTCTACTCCCCATCCAGCTTGCCAGTGGTGATGTCCGACTTCAAGCTTTCTCAGTATTAATTCGTTATGTTCTGGTAGCAGCAGGTGCGCTGTTGGTGTTGTATTCATCAATTAAGCGCTTTTTTCCTTTACCAGACTCGTGGTTTAGCTTTCGGTTCCAAAATAAATGGTTTTTGTGGGGATTAGGTGGCTATTGCGCGGCTTTACCTATAGTTGTGTTGGTGTCTTTGATTAATCAACAACTTTGGCAAGGTAAGGGTGGAAGTAACCCTTTGTTGCAGCAGGCGCTAGAAAGTCAGGATTCTGTAGCATTGGGGATATTTTATGTGACAGCGGCGATCGCCGCGCCTTTTTTTGAAGAAGTTTTATTTCGCGGCTTTTTATTGCCTTCTCTGACTCGCTACCTGTCTGTGTGGGGCGCAATTATCGCTAGTAGTTTGTTATTTGCCCTCGCTCACTTGAGTTTATCAGAGATTCTACCCCTCACAGCTTTGGGGATCGTCCTGGGAGTAGTGTACACGCGATCGCGCAGTCTCCTCGCGCCTATGCTTCTCCACAGTCTCTGGAATAGTGGTACACTACTCAGTTTATTTATCCTGGGTAGCAGTAACTAA
- a CDS encoding Uma2 family endonuclease: protein MLNYNPLHCLPTAEDLPDSDDEPVDNQLQHLIPGLLEAILAWLWANRMDWFFGVDMGIYYDPDLPAIVPDGFLSLGVERVFDENLRLSYVLWEEKVMPVMALEVVSHRRRGEYTSKKKLYAEMEVLYYVVYNPQRRRKPPLEVYRLINGEYVLQPGNPVWLTEIGLAIGYERGTYQGITRDWLYWYDEQGVRFLTPEERAQAAEQRANTAERRAEILAQQLRRLGIDPDTLS, encoded by the coding sequence ATGCTAAATTACAACCCATTACACTGCTTACCCACTGCAGAGGACTTACCTGACTCAGACGATGAACCTGTGGATAATCAACTACAACATTTAATTCCTGGCTTACTCGAAGCCATTTTAGCTTGGCTTTGGGCTAACCGCATGGATTGGTTTTTTGGCGTTGATATGGGGATTTATTATGACCCCGATTTGCCTGCGATTGTACCAGATGGGTTTTTAAGTTTGGGAGTCGAGCGAGTTTTTGATGAGAACTTGCGCTTAAGTTATGTGTTGTGGGAAGAAAAGGTGATGCCAGTAATGGCACTAGAGGTAGTCTCTCACAGAAGGCGTGGGGAATACACCAGCAAAAAGAAACTTTATGCCGAGATGGAAGTTTTATATTATGTGGTTTACAATCCTCAACGTCGGCGAAAGCCACCTTTAGAAGTTTATCGTTTGATTAATGGTGAATATGTTTTGCAACCAGGAAATCCTGTTTGGTTAACTGAGATAGGTTTAGCGATTGGTTATGAACGGGGAACTTATCAAGGAATTACGCGGGATTGGTTGTATTGGTATGATGAGCAAGGCGTGAGGTTTTTGACTCCTGAAGAAAGGGCCCAAGCTGCTGAACAACGGGCTAATACTGCTGAACGACGCGCTGAAATTTTGGCACAACAGTTGCGAAGATTAGGGATAGATCCTGATACTTTGAGTTAA
- a CDS encoding Uma2 family endonuclease codes for MLVHSTPAEQRTVLHNVSWETFEALLKDTGEDRGSRFAYDCGTLEIMTPLFQHENPKSNLGNFIVALAEELNIEIRSAGSTTLKRKLARKVIEPDACYYIQNEAVIRGRETLDLETDPPPDLAIEIDITSSSVNKFNIYAALGVTELWRYDGQNLKFYQLIEEQYVECKFSIAFPIISVSDMSRFIQQSKSMGEIALLKSFRAWVKSLLN; via the coding sequence ATGCTAGTCCACTCAACACCCGCAGAACAAAGAACAGTACTACACAACGTTAGCTGGGAAACCTTTGAAGCCTTGCTAAAAGACACAGGTGAAGATAGAGGTTCTCGGTTTGCTTATGACTGCGGTACTTTAGAAATTATGACTCCACTGTTTCAACACGAAAATCCTAAAAGTAATTTGGGAAACTTTATCGTTGCTTTAGCTGAAGAATTAAATATTGAAATTAGAAGTGCTGGTTCTACAACATTGAAGCGGAAATTGGCAAGAAAGGTAATAGAACCAGATGCTTGTTATTATATCCAAAATGAAGCAGTTATTCGTGGACGGGAAACTTTAGATTTAGAAACAGACCCACCACCTGATTTAGCAATTGAGATAGATATCACCAGTAGTTCAGTTAATAAATTTAATATTTATGCAGCGTTAGGTGTAACTGAACTTTGGCGATATGACGGTCAAAATTTAAAATTTTATCAGCTAATAGAGGAGCAATATGTTGAATGTAAGTTTAGTATTGCCTTTCCTATAATTTCAGTGAGTGATATGAGCCGATTTATTCAGCAGAGTAAAAGCATGGGTGAAATTGCTCTGCTGAAATCATTTCGTGCTTGGGTGAAAAGTTTGCTTAATTAA
- a CDS encoding cysteine desulfurase, whose amino-acid sequence MTFTSTKTLADQVRADFPILHQQVNGKTLVYLDNAATSQKPLQVLNTIRDYYEHYNANVHRGAHTLSAKATDAYEGARDKIAKFINAASRQEIIYTRNASEAINLVAYSWGMNNLHPGDEIIFSVMEHHSNIVPWQFVAQKTGAVLKFVELTPAETFDLEQFKQLISEKTKLVSVVHVSNTLGCINPVQEIAAIAHRYGAKFLVDACQSVPHMPVDVRQIDCDWLVASGHKMCAPTGIGFLYGKLELLESMPPFFGGGEMISEVYLDHSTYAELPHKFEAGTPAIGEAIALGAAIDYLSNIGMDKIHAYEAELTAYLFQQLAQIPQIRIYGPKPDANGEGRAALAAFTTAEIHANDLSTLLDQEGIAIRSGHHCTHPLHRYLGLPATARASLSFYNTREEIDIFIKALQETIDFFAGIFA is encoded by the coding sequence ATGACTTTTACTTCTACCAAAACCTTAGCCGATCAAGTCCGTGCTGACTTCCCCATATTACATCAACAAGTCAACGGCAAAACTTTAGTTTATCTCGATAACGCGGCGACATCACAAAAGCCTCTGCAGGTGCTTAACACCATACGAGATTATTATGAGCATTACAATGCTAATGTCCATCGGGGTGCTCACACCTTGAGTGCAAAAGCTACCGATGCTTATGAAGGTGCGCGAGACAAAATAGCCAAGTTTATTAACGCCGCATCCCGTCAAGAAATTATCTACACCCGCAACGCCAGTGAAGCTATTAACTTAGTCGCTTACAGTTGGGGAATGAATAATTTGCACCCCGGAGATGAGATTATTTTCTCAGTCATGGAACACCACAGTAACATTGTTCCTTGGCAATTTGTGGCGCAAAAAACGGGTGCTGTTTTAAAATTTGTAGAACTGACACCAGCAGAAACCTTTGATTTAGAACAGTTTAAACAACTGATTTCTGAAAAAACAAAACTGGTGTCAGTAGTTCATGTTTCTAATACATTGGGTTGTATTAATCCAGTGCAAGAAATAGCTGCGATCGCTCACAGATACGGTGCGAAATTCTTAGTTGATGCTTGCCAAAGTGTCCCTCATATGCCTGTCGATGTCCGGCAAATTGATTGTGATTGGTTAGTTGCTTCCGGTCACAAAATGTGTGCCCCGACAGGGATAGGATTTTTGTATGGCAAGTTAGAATTGTTAGAATCAATGCCGCCCTTTTTTGGTGGTGGCGAGATGATTTCTGAGGTATATTTAGACCATTCTACCTATGCCGAATTACCCCACAAATTTGAAGCCGGGACACCTGCAATTGGGGAAGCGATCGCCCTTGGTGCGGCGATAGATTATCTTAGTAATATAGGTATGGATAAAATCCACGCCTATGAAGCCGAATTAACAGCGTATTTGTTCCAACAATTAGCGCAAATTCCCCAAATTCGGATTTATGGCCCCAAGCCAGATGCAAACGGAGAAGGTAGAGCCGCTTTAGCTGCTTTCACCACAGCAGAAATCCACGCCAACGACCTATCTACATTATTAGATCAAGAAGGCATCGCCATTCGTTCTGGACACCATTGCACTCACCCCTTACACCGTTATTTAGGGCTTCCAGCAACCGCAAGAGCGAGTTTGTCTTTCTACAATACCCGCGAAGAAATTGATATTTTCATCAAAGCTTTGCAGGAAACTATCGACTTTTTTGCGGGAATTTTTGCTTAA
- the sufD gene encoding Fe-S cluster assembly protein SufD, translating to MSSQVSPSLVADLVDRDADLVALLNQVTVPKSADWLQELRDRATNWVRHSTIPTTREEEWRFTDLSALRKLQLNSVETRNLASLQIDILPEAVNWLVFVNGIYAPELSNIADLPVGVVVSNLTALSVDKQERVSKYLAQCEGAQEVFTALNTAGLSDAAVVLVGKNIAVETPIHLVFVAVAGEIATISQPRCLVVAERGSSVTLIEEYHNASNSEQQQVYLTNAVTEIWLAENAQVSHTRVMRESAQAFHIGKTAVTQARDSRYTGNAIAIGAKISRHNWEILQTGEQTQTTLNGLTMIWEQQLGDTHSAIALNYPYGVSQQLHKCIVGDRAHAVFNGKVFVPKPAQQTDAGQLNRNLLLSSKARVDTKPQLEITADNVKCAHGATVSQLEDDEIFYLQSRGIDENAARKLLINAFAAEIINQIPILSLREILLNTVNSLKSLTNS from the coding sequence ATGTCTAGTCAAGTTTCCCCCAGCCTAGTTGCAGATTTAGTTGATAGAGATGCCGATTTAGTAGCATTGTTAAACCAAGTAACAGTACCAAAATCAGCAGATTGGTTGCAAGAGTTGCGCGATCGCGCTACAAATTGGGTACGTCACTCTACTATCCCCACCACCCGTGAAGAGGAATGGCGGTTTACAGATTTGTCTGCTTTGCGAAAGCTGCAGTTAAATTCTGTGGAGACACGAAACTTGGCGTCTCTACAAATTGATATTTTGCCAGAAGCGGTGAATTGGTTGGTGTTTGTCAATGGTATTTATGCGCCAGAGTTGTCAAATATTGCAGATTTACCAGTTGGCGTTGTCGTCAGCAACTTGACAGCGTTATCCGTAGACAAGCAGGAACGTGTTAGTAAGTATTTAGCACAATGTGAGGGAGCGCAAGAGGTATTTACGGCGCTGAATACCGCTGGATTAAGTGACGCAGCGGTGGTGTTGGTGGGGAAAAATATCGCAGTTGAGACACCAATTCATTTGGTATTTGTCGCAGTTGCTGGTGAGATAGCGACAATTTCCCAGCCTCGTTGTTTAGTAGTGGCAGAACGTGGCAGCAGCGTCACACTAATTGAAGAGTATCACAACGCCAGTAACTCTGAGCAGCAGCAAGTTTACCTCACCAACGCCGTGACGGAAATTTGGTTAGCTGAGAATGCCCAAGTGAGTCACACTAGAGTCATGCGAGAAAGTGCACAAGCTTTCCATATCGGCAAAACGGCTGTTACCCAAGCTCGTGATAGTCGATATACTGGGAATGCGATCGCTATAGGTGCAAAAATATCGCGTCACAATTGGGAGATTTTGCAAACTGGCGAACAAACCCAAACCACTCTCAACGGTTTAACGATGATTTGGGAGCAACAGCTAGGGGATACTCACAGTGCGATCGCTTTGAATTATCCTTATGGTGTTAGTCAGCAACTACATAAATGTATTGTCGGCGATCGTGCCCATGCAGTGTTCAATGGTAAAGTTTTTGTCCCCAAACCAGCACAGCAAACAGACGCAGGACAATTAAATCGCAATTTGTTACTATCATCTAAAGCCAGAGTTGATACTAAACCCCAACTGGAAATCACCGCTGATAACGTCAAATGTGCTCACGGTGCGACTGTCAGCCAGTTGGAAGATGATGAAATATTCTATCTCCAAAGTCGGGGAATTGATGAAAACGCCGCTCGCAAATTATTAATTAACGCCTTCGCAGCCGAAATCATCAACCAAATACCAATTCTATCCCTGCGAGAAATCCTTCTAAACACAGTCAATAGTCTTAAGTCTCTCACAAATAGCTGA
- the sufC gene encoding Fe-S cluster assembly ATPase SufC, whose amino-acid sequence MIIENSEVVLSVRDLTAEVDGNPILKGVNLAVRYGEIHAIMGPNGSGKSTFSKVLAGHPAYTVTGGEVIFQGQNLLELEPAERAQSGVFLAFQYPLEIPGVSNLDFLRVAYNSRRKAQGLEEIDAFDFDDLIEEKLDVVKMNPAFLNRSLNEGFSGGEKKRNEILQMALLAPKLAILDETDSGLDIDALKIVAQGVNQLTNPENATIMITHYQRLLDYIIPDFVHVMAHGKIITSGGKELALELESRGYDWVLEDAAVEVGV is encoded by the coding sequence ATGATTATTGAAAATAGCGAAGTTGTGCTGTCAGTCAGAGATTTGACAGCTGAAGTTGATGGAAATCCGATTCTTAAAGGTGTGAATTTGGCAGTCCGTTATGGCGAAATTCACGCGATTATGGGGCCGAATGGTTCGGGAAAAAGCACCTTTTCTAAAGTATTAGCCGGACATCCAGCGTATACGGTCACTGGTGGTGAGGTGATTTTCCAAGGACAAAATTTACTGGAATTAGAACCAGCCGAAAGAGCACAATCGGGAGTATTTTTAGCATTTCAATATCCTCTAGAAATTCCCGGTGTGAGTAATTTAGATTTCTTGCGAGTGGCTTATAATTCTCGCCGCAAAGCCCAAGGTTTAGAAGAAATTGATGCGTTTGATTTTGATGATTTGATTGAAGAAAAACTGGATGTGGTGAAGATGAATCCGGCTTTTCTCAATCGCAGTCTCAACGAAGGGTTTTCTGGTGGGGAAAAGAAGCGCAACGAAATTTTGCAAATGGCCCTGTTGGCGCCAAAATTAGCGATTCTGGATGAGACTGATTCTGGTTTAGATATTGATGCGTTAAAAATTGTCGCGCAAGGGGTAAATCAGCTAACAAATCCGGAAAATGCCACAATCATGATTACCCACTACCAGCGCTTGCTAGATTATATTATCCCAGATTTTGTCCATGTGATGGCACACGGTAAGATCATCACTAGCGGTGGTAAAGAATTGGCGCTGGAATTGGAGTCTCGCGGTTATGACTGGGTATTAGAAGATGCTGCAGTCGAGGTGGGTGTGTAA
- the sufB gene encoding Fe-S cluster assembly protein SufB: MSATVKTLVNQPYKYGFVTDIEADTIPRGLNEDVIRLISTKKNEPEFMLEFRLKAYRQWQKMTEPTWPSVKYPPIDYQDIIYYSAPKQKKAKLNSLDEVDPTLLETFEKLGIPLSEQKRLSNVAVDAIFDSVSVATTFKEKLLKDGVIFCSISEALQEYPELVKKYLGSVVPVADNYFAALNAAVFSDGSFVYIPKGVKCPMELSTYFRINSGDTGQFERTLIVAEEGSYVSYLEGCTAPMYDSNQLHAAVVELVALDNAEIKYSTVQNWYAGDANGKGGIYNFVTKRGLCQGVNSKISWTQVETGSAITWKYPSCVLVGDNSVGEFYSVALTNNMQQADTGTKMIHIGKNTRSTIISKGISAGKSSNSYRGLVKVNPNAKGARNYSQCDSMLIGDNAHANTFPYIQVQNNSAKVEHEASTSKIGEDQLFYFAQRGISPEDAISMMISGFCKDVFNQLPMEFAVEADKLLSLKLEGSVG; the protein is encoded by the coding sequence ATGAGCGCCACTGTCAAAACCTTAGTCAACCAACCTTACAAGTACGGCTTCGTCACTGATATTGAGGCCGACACTATTCCGCGTGGACTAAACGAGGATGTTATCCGCTTGATCTCCACTAAGAAGAACGAGCCGGAGTTCATGTTAGAGTTTCGCCTCAAAGCCTATCGCCAGTGGCAAAAAATGACGGAGCCAACTTGGCCGAGCGTCAAGTATCCACCAATTGATTATCAGGATATCATCTACTACTCAGCACCGAAACAAAAAAAAGCCAAGCTCAACAGCTTAGATGAAGTAGATCCTACCCTCCTAGAAACCTTTGAGAAACTCGGTATTCCCCTCTCAGAACAAAAGCGACTGTCGAATGTAGCTGTCGATGCGATTTTTGATAGCGTTTCTGTCGCTACAACCTTTAAAGAAAAACTCCTCAAAGACGGTGTAATTTTCTGCTCAATTTCCGAAGCCTTGCAAGAATATCCAGAGCTAGTGAAAAAATATCTGGGTAGCGTCGTCCCTGTAGCCGATAATTATTTTGCCGCCCTGAATGCTGCTGTATTTAGTGATGGCTCTTTTGTCTATATTCCTAAAGGCGTAAAATGCCCAATGGAATTGTCTACCTACTTCCGCATCAACTCCGGTGATACGGGACAATTCGAGCGGACTTTAATTGTCGCTGAAGAAGGTAGCTATGTTTCATATTTAGAAGGTTGTACAGCGCCAATGTATGACAGCAACCAGCTACACGCTGCAGTTGTGGAACTTGTCGCCCTTGACAACGCAGAAATTAAATATTCCACCGTGCAAAACTGGTATGCAGGCGACGCCAACGGTAAAGGTGGTATTTATAACTTTGTCACCAAGCGTGGTTTGTGCCAAGGTGTCAATTCCAAAATTTCCTGGACACAAGTAGAAACAGGTTCAGCAATCACTTGGAAATATCCTAGCTGCGTCTTGGTAGGTGATAACTCTGTGGGTGAATTTTACTCAGTAGCGCTGACAAATAATATGCAGCAAGCCGACACCGGGACAAAGATGATTCATATCGGCAAAAACACCCGCAGCACAATTATTTCTAAAGGAATCTCTGCAGGTAAATCTAGTAATAGCTATCGGGGTTTGGTGAAAGTCAATCCTAATGCAAAAGGCGCGAGAAATTATTCCCAATGTGACTCGATGTTGATTGGAGATAACGCCCATGCAAACACTTTCCCTTACATCCAAGTGCAAAATAATTCGGCGAAAGTAGAGCATGAAGCTTCCACTTCTAAAATTGGGGAAGACCAGTTATTCTACTTTGCTCAACGGGGAATTTCACCAGAAGATGCAATTTCCATGATGATTAGTGGCTTCTGCAAAGATGTTTTTAATCAGCTACCTATGGAATTTGCAGTGGAAGCAGATAAATTGTTGAGCTTGAAACTTGAAGGTAGCGTTGGCTAA
- the sufR gene encoding iron-sulfur cluster biosynthesis transcriptional regulator SufR has translation MATTHQSSTKQDILEYLWKHENATAVELAEILDVSKQAIRRHLKDLEAEELILYSTSVQGGMGRPQHVYQLSNRGRDRLHRTVSDRFGDGHGDFAVSLLDTLAETMGHDQFKTILHKQWQRKAQEYRDRLGQGTVEERVAKLVELRQAEGFMAEYHPVNTSDQVCVDAKQLVGRHRFIFIEHKCAIANVAESFPTVCGHELEMFAAVLPDCTVERTHWLINGEHRCGYLVQTRS, from the coding sequence ATGGCGACTACCCACCAGTCCTCAACGAAGCAAGATATCCTGGAATATCTCTGGAAACACGAAAATGCAACGGCTGTTGAGCTTGCTGAGATTTTAGATGTGAGCAAGCAGGCGATTCGTCGTCATTTGAAGGATTTGGAGGCTGAAGAGTTAATTTTATATTCAACGTCTGTACAAGGGGGGATGGGGCGTCCACAGCATGTTTATCAATTGAGCAATCGGGGACGCGATCGCCTACATCGGACAGTGAGCGATCGCTTTGGTGATGGACACGGTGATTTTGCGGTTTCGCTGTTGGATACTTTAGCCGAAACCATGGGACACGATCAATTCAAAACAATTTTACACAAACAATGGCAGCGCAAAGCGCAAGAATACCGCGATCGCTTGGGTCAAGGTACAGTCGAAGAACGTGTCGCCAAGTTAGTTGAACTCAGACAAGCCGAAGGTTTTATGGCTGAATATCATCCTGTAAACACGAGTGATCAGGTGTGCGTAGATGCAAAGCAGCTTGTCGGTAGACATCGCTTTATCTTCATCGAGCATAAATGCGCCATTGCCAACGTCGCTGAGTCTTTCCCCACTGTCTGCGGTCATGAGTTAGAAATGTTTGCCGCTGTCCTACCAGATTGTACAGTAGAGCGTACCCACTGGCTGATCAACGGCGAACATCGTTGCGGCTATTTGGTACAAACTCGCTCTTAA
- a CDS encoding cupin domain-containing protein — MTDEQHSLLKVSDINSMDAFEFHHPLNPNSEIYLRFLGRAVGLKRIGVTIARVPSGKESFIYHAHQNEEEWVYILSGRGIAEIGDRSYEVEPGDFMGFGLPQQPHHLRNPFNEDLVYLIGGEAGRLDIGIFPRLGKRVIRDSESAYIFDESALQLFWSSKQSAED, encoded by the coding sequence ATGACTGATGAACAACATTCTCTGCTCAAAGTATCAGATATTAATTCAATGGATGCGTTTGAGTTTCATCATCCGCTCAATCCCAATTCGGAAATTTATTTACGGTTTCTTGGGCGTGCTGTCGGTCTTAAACGCATTGGTGTGACGATTGCTCGTGTACCATCAGGCAAGGAATCTTTCATTTATCACGCTCACCAGAATGAAGAAGAATGGGTTTACATCTTGTCAGGTCGAGGTATTGCGGAAATTGGAGATAGGTCATACGAAGTTGAACCAGGAGACTTTATGGGATTTGGGCTACCTCAACAACCCCATCATCTTCGCAACCCATTTAATGAAGACCTTGTATATCTGATAGGTGGAGAAGCAGGGCGCTTAGACATTGGAATTTTTCCTCGGCTTGGTAAACGAGTAATTAGGGATAGTGAGTCAGCTTACATATTTGATGAGTCAGCGCTGCAACTTTTTTGGAGCAGCAAGCAATCTGCTGAGGATTGA
- a CDS encoding type II toxin-antitoxin system VapC family toxin, protein MLLDTSGLLCLHFSTEPLHTQACVEYQKATICLTHSYIIAEYVALANARRFSRSSVLNFVVDLLSSPDIETVWVDEPIHRAAIELLILRQDKTYSLCDAVSFILMRQRGVSQALTTDRHFEQEGFVRLLQSAN, encoded by the coding sequence ATGCTCCTCGATACGTCTGGATTACTCTGTCTACACTTCTCAACTGAGCCACTTCACACACAAGCTTGTGTTGAGTATCAAAAAGCCACTATATGTTTGACTCATAGTTACATTATTGCGGAATATGTAGCACTTGCAAATGCACGACGATTTTCGCGTTCCTCGGTGCTTAATTTTGTAGTTGATCTGTTAAGCAGCCCGGATATAGAGACAGTATGGGTTGATGAACCAATACATCGAGCAGCAATTGAGTTGCTAATTCTACGGCAAGACAAGACTTATTCACTCTGCGATGCTGTCAGTTTCATTCTGATGCGTCAACGGGGAGTTTCTCAAGCATTAACAACTGATCGACATTTTGAACAGGAAGGTTTTGTACGGTTGTTACAGTCAGCCAACTAA
- a CDS encoding lysozyme inhibitor LprI family protein, with protein MFTMHQLLSTFITVLTLGSLSTATVTIASTPVEISNIYLTQKLNCNNAQTQSQINQCAQLAYQAADKKLNQSYQQLLPKLSASRKQKLITAQQAWLKFRDTSCDFERSGYEGGTIAPAIYFGCLESTTNQRTKQLQEYLQPTR; from the coding sequence ATGTTTACCATGCACCAGTTATTATCTACTTTCATTACTGTATTAACTCTTGGCAGTTTGTCTACTGCGACAGTGACAATAGCCAGTACACCAGTTGAGATCTCAAATATTTACTTAACGCAAAAGCTCAACTGTAATAATGCTCAAACTCAATCACAAATCAATCAATGTGCTCAGTTAGCTTATCAAGCTGCTGATAAGAAATTGAACCAAAGTTACCAACAACTGCTGCCAAAATTATCAGCTTCTAGAAAACAAAAACTCATCACCGCTCAACAAGCATGGCTCAAATTTAGAGACACTAGTTGTGATTTTGAAAGAAGTGGATATGAGGGAGGAACTATTGCGCCGGCAATTTATTTCGGTTGTTTGGAATCTACTACTAACCAACGGACGAAACAATTACAGGAATATCTCCAACCCACCCGTTGA